Below is a genomic region from Candidatus Paceibacterota bacterium.
ACTTTTGAAGGCGAAACAGGATGGGATGAGTCAAGATTTGCTTAACCAAAATCCAACCAAATGGCCAACCAAAGGGCCAACCAACGACCCAACCAAAGGGCCAACCAACGACCCAACCAAAGCGCCAACCAAAGCGCCAAGCAAAATCCAACCCCTTCATCTTCAGTCTTCTTATAAAGAAAACATAAAAGAACCCCCAATAAGCCCCCATGACGGCAGCGCGCCTGATTTGGCGTTGTCGGACACCGAACCTCCCCCCCAACCCCCCGGGGGGGGG
It encodes:
- a CDS encoding PT domain-containing protein, which gives rise to MVELCLPIIPDLAQMTSMKEDDVKVGLAELFRRKIPDISEGGLIYSKRMVRDEKVRQVRAESGKKGGNPQLLKAKQDGMSQDLLNQNPTKWPTKGPTNDPTKGPTNDPTKAPTKAPSKIQPLHLQSSYKENIKEPPISPHDGSAPDLALSDTEPPPQPPGGG